The following coding sequences lie in one Deltaproteobacteria bacterium genomic window:
- a CDS encoding TolC family protein, with protein sequence MKRTSDRPATRIACFAASPLRTEGVRMGVGRRRLAAALTAVALFAGGCGNKLLDQAPARDPDKTMPGDFGKLAGDSGSQTSVAAQAQWDAFFSDADLKALIEEALDNNQELNMQLQEIIITRNEIAAKRGDYLPSLGAGVGGGVEKVGRYSSQGVSDELHGVPANLPNLHFGFSAAWEIDIWGKLRNAMKSAKNRYLASIEARNFIVTQIVAEIAEAYYELVALDNQIEVLDRNIALQSDALEIVKLKKEAARATELAVQRFQAEVLKNQAHRFALEQRRIEAENRINFLVGRYPQPVKRNPAAFNAAPPRIYTGVPSELLANRPDIRQAELELEASKLDVKVAKARFYPSLSIEAGVGYDSFNMRHLVATPQSLAYNVAGNLMAPLLNRAAIKADYRAANAAQIRAVYNYERTILLGYTEVANNLAKIENLRNEYERLAEQVAKLQAAIEVSSVLYDAARADYMEVLLTRRDSLDAEMELIETKKDQLLAVVKVYQALGGGWRKPK encoded by the coding sequence ATGAAGCGAACATCGGATCGACCCGCCACGCGCATCGCCTGCTTCGCCGCGTCGCCGCTGCGCACCGAGGGCGTTCGCATGGGTGTCGGGCGTCGCCGGCTCGCAGCTGCACTCACTGCAGTGGCCCTGTTCGCGGGTGGTTGCGGCAACAAGCTGCTCGATCAGGCGCCCGCGCGCGATCCCGACAAGACCATGCCGGGCGACTTCGGCAAGCTCGCCGGCGACAGCGGCTCCCAGACCAGCGTGGCCGCGCAGGCGCAGTGGGACGCGTTCTTCTCCGACGCCGATCTGAAGGCGCTGATCGAGGAGGCGCTCGACAACAACCAGGAGCTCAACATGCAGCTCCAGGAGATCATCATCACGCGCAACGAGATCGCGGCCAAGCGCGGCGACTACCTGCCCAGCCTCGGCGCCGGCGTTGGCGGTGGCGTGGAGAAGGTCGGTCGCTACAGCAGTCAGGGCGTGAGCGACGAGCTGCACGGCGTGCCGGCGAACCTGCCCAACCTGCACTTCGGCTTCTCGGCGGCGTGGGAGATCGACATCTGGGGGAAGCTCCGCAACGCGATGAAGTCGGCGAAGAACCGCTACCTCGCGAGCATCGAGGCGCGGAACTTCATCGTCACGCAGATCGTCGCGGAGATCGCCGAGGCCTACTACGAGCTGGTCGCCCTCGACAACCAGATCGAGGTCTTGGATCGCAACATCGCGCTGCAGTCCGACGCGCTCGAGATCGTCAAGCTCAAGAAGGAAGCCGCCCGCGCCACCGAGCTGGCGGTGCAGCGCTTCCAGGCCGAGGTACTGAAGAACCAGGCCCACCGCTTCGCACTCGAGCAGCGCCGCATCGAGGCCGAGAACCGCATCAACTTCCTGGTCGGTCGCTACCCGCAGCCGGTCAAGCGCAACCCCGCGGCGTTCAACGCCGCACCGCCGCGCATCTACACCGGCGTGCCGTCGGAGCTGCTGGCGAACCGCCCCGACATCCGTCAGGCCGAGCTCGAGCTCGAGGCCTCGAAGCTCGACGTGAAGGTCGCCAAGGCCCGCTTCTATCCCTCGCTCAGCATCGAGGCCGGCGTCGGCTACGACTCCTTCAACATGCGGCATCTGGTCGCCACGCCGCAGTCGCTCGCCTACAACGTCGCGGGCAACCTGATGGCGCCGCTGCTCAATCGCGCAGCGATCAAGGCCGACTACCGGGCCGCGAACGCGGCGCAGATCCGCGCGGTCTACAACTACGAGCGGACGATCCTGCTCGGCTATACCGAGGTCGCCAACAACCTCGCGAAGATCGAGAACCTGCGCAACGAGTACGAGCGGCTGGCCGAGCAGGTCGCCAAGCTGCAGGCGGCGATCGAGGTGTCGAGCGTGCTGTACGATGCCGCCCGCGCGGACTACATGGAAGTGCTGCTCACGCGCCGCGACTCGCTCGACGCCGAGATGGAGCTGATCGAGACCAAGAAGGACCAGCTGCTGGCGGTCGTCAAGGTCTACCAGGCGCTGGGCGGCGGCTGGCGGAAGCCGAAGTGA
- the amrA gene encoding AmmeMemoRadiSam system protein A, whose amino-acid sequence MIDEASQRWLSAHARHALACALGCDDRVPAPGPMPDDGALHTPARVFVSWHEHGRLLGCIGTLVAGTSLADAVAHYAVQSGLHDPRMPAMRAEQVAGAELEISVLSPPRELDVRGRSAIEAAIVPGRDGVILHEGTRRAVFLPVVWAQLPGVSAFITALCKKAGIDPQRAADLRAEVFTTQAWTA is encoded by the coding sequence GTGATCGACGAGGCTTCGCAGCGGTGGTTGTCGGCCCATGCGCGTCACGCCCTGGCGTGCGCGCTGGGTTGTGACGATCGCGTGCCCGCGCCGGGGCCGATGCCCGACGACGGGGCCCTGCACACGCCGGCGCGGGTGTTCGTGTCGTGGCACGAGCACGGTCGCCTGCTCGGCTGCATCGGCACGCTGGTCGCAGGCACGTCGCTGGCCGACGCGGTCGCGCACTACGCCGTGCAGTCCGGCCTGCACGACCCGCGCATGCCCGCGATGCGGGCCGAGCAGGTCGCGGGCGCCGAGCTCGAGATCTCGGTGCTCTCGCCCCCACGCGAGCTCGACGTGCGGGGCCGTTCGGCCATCGAGGCCGCGATCGTGCCGGGCCGCGACGGCGTGATCCTGCACGAGGGTACCCGCCGCGCCGTGTTCCTGCCGGTGGTATGGGCCCAGCTGCCGGGGGTGTCGGCGTTCATCACGGCGCTGTGCAAGAAGGCCGGGATCGATCCGCAGCGCGCCGCAGACCTGCGCGCAGAGGTCTTCACGACGCAGGCGTGGACGGCATGA
- a CDS encoding AI-2E family transporter, with product MSAGLHPTVALRWTTLILGAGALWLCWPLWPALVLAAWTASLLRPLELRLERRLGGRRAPAAILTSVVALALATPVVLLGTAVVVGARDLVVTIAASPTASGALEEIASGEGGEAFTVPHTLGEVMTLARTYGSQAFTLLSNVAGAAARAMLMLVVYFVATFEFMREGPAHWQWIATHMPLRRDHLERFAAAFDETGRGLLIGVGLTCLAQGVVATIALLALGVPQALVLGPLTGIASVIPAIGSALIWLPVAVGLLLTDHPIKAAILAVIGLGIIGTIDNFLRPVFSRFGALHMSTLVLFVSAFGGVMVMGAWGALLGPLSVRLLIEALVLARADDGGLPPERPRP from the coding sequence ATGTCCGCCGGCCTGCACCCCACCGTCGCGCTGCGCTGGACCACGCTCATCCTCGGTGCGGGGGCGCTGTGGCTGTGTTGGCCGTTGTGGCCGGCGCTCGTGCTCGCGGCGTGGACGGCCTCGTTGCTGCGGCCGCTCGAGCTGCGGCTCGAGCGGCGGCTCGGCGGGCGACGGGCACCGGCGGCGATCCTGACCTCGGTGGTCGCGCTCGCGCTCGCGACCCCGGTGGTGTTGCTCGGCACTGCGGTCGTGGTCGGCGCACGCGACCTGGTGGTGACGATCGCCGCGTCACCCACCGCCAGCGGTGCGCTCGAGGAGATCGCGAGCGGCGAGGGCGGCGAGGCGTTCACCGTGCCGCACACCCTCGGCGAGGTCATGACGCTGGCGCGCACGTATGGCTCGCAGGCGTTCACGCTGTTGTCGAACGTCGCCGGAGCGGCGGCGCGCGCCATGCTCATGCTGGTGGTCTACTTCGTCGCCACCTTCGAGTTCATGCGCGAGGGGCCGGCCCACTGGCAGTGGATCGCGACGCACATGCCGCTGCGCCGTGATCATCTCGAGCGATTCGCGGCCGCGTTCGACGAGACCGGACGTGGGCTGCTCATCGGTGTCGGCCTGACCTGCCTCGCGCAGGGCGTGGTCGCGACCATCGCCCTGCTCGCGCTCGGCGTGCCGCAGGCGCTGGTGCTGGGGCCGCTCACCGGCATCGCGTCGGTGATCCCCGCGATCGGCTCGGCGCTCATTTGGCTGCCGGTCGCGGTCGGCTTGCTGCTCACCGATCACCCGATCAAGGCCGCGATCCTCGCGGTGATCGGGCTCGGCATCATCGGCACCATCGACAATTTCCTGCGCCCGGTGTTCTCGCGGTTCGGTGCCTTGCACATGTCGACACTGGTGCTGTTCGTCTCGGCGTTCGGCGGCGTGATGGTCATGGGTGCGTGGGGGGCACTCCTGGGCCCGCTGAGCGTGCGTCTGCTGATCGAGGCGCTGGTGCTCGCCCGTGCCGACGACGGGGGTCTCCCGCCCGAGCGGCCACGCCCGTAG
- a CDS encoding superoxide dismutase family protein encodes MHRTTLSLLLVALAVSCTKSTTTTSPEPPVDSSTAAPNPNPDPNPDETPADPVEAPAGAQATAQLQSPGGVTGALVLRETAAGLEVDGTITGLTPGAHGFHVHEVGECTAPKFESAGPHFDPTKAPHAGPAAAAHHLGDLGNIEADAAGRAQVHAVVPDLSLTAGDAGSVVGRAMVVHAKADDLQTQPSGASGDRIACGVITGGAG; translated from the coding sequence ATGCATCGCACCACGCTCAGCCTCTTGCTCGTCGCGCTCGCCGTCTCCTGCACCAAGTCGACCACGACGACGTCGCCCGAGCCGCCGGTCGATTCGAGCACGGCAGCGCCGAATCCCAACCCCGACCCCAACCCCGACGAGACGCCGGCCGATCCCGTCGAAGCGCCCGCCGGCGCGCAGGCGACCGCCCAGCTGCAGTCGCCCGGCGGTGTCACGGGCGCGCTGGTGCTGCGCGAGACCGCGGCGGGCCTCGAGGTCGATGGCACGATCACCGGTCTCACCCCCGGTGCGCACGGCTTCCACGTGCACGAGGTCGGCGAGTGCACCGCGCCGAAGTTCGAGTCGGCCGGTCCGCACTTCGATCCGACCAAGGCGCCGCATGCCGGTCCCGCCGCCGCCGCGCATCACCTCGGCGATCTCGGCAACATCGAGGCCGACGCCGCCGGTCGTGCACAGGTGCACGCCGTGGTCCCCGATCTCTCGCTCACCGCCGGCGACGCGGGCTCGGTGGTCGGCCGCGCGATGGTCGTGCATGCGAAGGCCGACGATCTGCAGACCCAGCCGAGCGGCGCCTCGGGTGATCGCATCGCGTGCGGGGTGATCACGGGCGGCGCGGGCTGA